A region from the Ctenopharyngodon idella isolate HZGC_01 chromosome 13, HZGC01, whole genome shotgun sequence genome encodes:
- the c1d gene encoding nuclear nucleic acid-binding protein C1D: MADDGPAEDYPTEIEENLNDFDSSVSSVQNMVQTLVSVSRSDHLLKLDPLDQAKLDLMSAYALNSMFWMYLVTQGVNPKDHAIKQELERIRAYMNKIKEITDKRKASRLDKGAASRFVRNALWDAEDKKRKDTTEHSRKGKHTRFS; encoded by the exons ATGGCTGATGATGGTCCAGCAGAGGATTATCCCACCGAAATCGAGGAAAACCTCAATGATTTTGACTCCTCTGTCAGCTCTGTCCAGAATATGGTCCAAACACTTGTGTCTGTATCCAGAAGTGACCATCTGCTTAAA CTGGATCCTCTTGATCAAGCTAAACTGGATCTGATGTCTGCATATGCCCTCAACTCAATGTTCTGGA TGTATCTGGTGACACAAGGAGTCAATCCGAAAGACCATGCGATCAAACAGGAATTG GAGAGAATCAGGGCATATATGAACAAAATTAAAGAGATCACGGACAAAAGAAAAGCTTCACGTCTGGACAAAGGTGCGGCATCACGGTTTGTTCGGAATGCACTGTGGGATGCTGAGGACAAGAAAAGAAAGGACACAACTGAGCATTCCCGCAAAGGAAAACACACAAGGTTTTCTTGA